A single genomic interval of Macadamia integrifolia cultivar HAES 741 chromosome 6, SCU_Mint_v3, whole genome shotgun sequence harbors:
- the LOC122082409 gene encoding putative aminoacrylate hydrolase RutD: MPFCDVSKYRDGGGGNNGIKIFYRTYGHGTTKVLLIIGLAGTHDSWGPQIKGLTGVETPNDAESKTIAAKLNDLEEGFHGDDNEGIEVCAFDNRGMGRSSVPTKKSEYTMTTMAKDAIALMDHLGWEKAHVFGHSMGSMIACKLAAMVSERVLSLALLNATGGGYECFPKVDRQSVSIAIRFLRAKTPEQRAAVDLDTHYTKEYLDEYVGTKTRREILYQEYVKSISSTGMQSNYGFEGQVNACWTHKMTAKELEVIRSAGFPISVIHGRYDIIAQIYYGRKLAEKLQPMARMTDLHGGHLVSHERPEEVNKALLELIKASELKLSPSDWSNFPKEGTGWQAKELQLSLSRMNCSLFRLGIMSNFYLCFLYLFGLFTMAIKCGRKALRSFKRVPVEPSLS; the protein is encoded by the exons ATGCCGTTCTGCGATGTCAGCAAATACAGAGACGGAGGAGGTGGAAATAATGGAATTAAGATCTTTTACAGAACTTATGGTCATGGAACAACTAAAGTTCTTCTCATCATTG GTTTGGCGGGTACCCATGATTCCTGGGGTCCTCAAATTAAGGGACTCACGGGTGTGGAGACGCCTAATGATGCTGAATCGAAGACCATTGCAGCAAAACTGAACGATTTAGAAGAAGGTTTCCATGGTGATGACAATGAGGGCATAGAAGTTTGCGCTTTTGATAATCGTGGGATGGGTCGGAGCTCTGTTCCAACCAAGAAATCAGAATATAC AATGACGACCATGGCGAAAGATGCCATAGCTCTAATGGATCATTTGGGTTGGGAAAAAGCTCACGTCTTTGGGCATTCAATGG GGTCTATGATAGCTTGCAAGTTGGCTGCAATGGTGTCTGAGAGGGTATTGTCATTGGCCTTACTCAATGCAACTGGTGGAGGTTATGAATGTTTTCCTAAG GTTGACCGACAATCAGTATCCATTGCTATCCGTTTTTTGAGGGCTAAGACTCCTGAGCAGAGGGCAGCTGTTGACTTGGACACCCATTACACAAAG GAGTATCTTGATGAATATGTTGGAACTAAGACACGAAGAGAAATTTTATATCAA GAATACGTGAAATCTATTTCATCAACTGGGATGCAATCTAACTATGGTTTTGAGGGACAAGTTAATGCATGCTGGACACacaaaatgacagcaaaggaactGGAAGTGATCCGGTCTGCTGGGTTTCCGATTTCAGTCATTCATGGCAG GTATGACATTATTGCTCAGATATATTATGGAAGGAAGCTTGCAGAGAAACTGCAACCTATGGCTAGAATGACAGATCTTCATGGCGGGCATCTAGTGAGTCATGAACGACCTGAAGAG GTCAATAAGGCTCTTTTAGAGTTGATCAAGGCATCAGAGTTAAAGTTGAGTCCAAGTGATTGGTCAAATTTTCCCAAGGAAGGCACTG GGTGGCAAGCCAAGGAGTTACAGTTATCATTAAGCAGAATGAATTGTTCACTTTTCAGGCTTGGCATTATGTCAAACTTTTATCTTTGCTTTCTGTACTTATTTGGTCTCTTCACAATGGCAATCAAATGTGGGAGGAAAGCTTTAAGAAGTTTTAAGCGAGTTCCAGTGGAACCCTCCCTCTCATAA